TACCTATATTTTGACCTAAACACCATCCAACCATTTTTTCACACAATGACTGATTTATTTGTATATGCAGCAAATGAGTAATCTGGAGCAGACATTTACTGTAgattgcaggggggggggggaagaaaaacgtttattttttttggtgttATTTTAACCAGATAAAGCATCCCTTGGTTGGCCTACTTTGTTCTGTCATGCTCCCAAAGTACACCTAACTTCACTCACTCTGCTGCTGTAAATGAGTTAGCCTGATAGCATGTAGATGTAAGCATCTTAGTACCTAAGAGTAGAGTCTTCCTCTGCAGCCTGGCCTTGAGGTTTTTGGAGATGGAGGAGAGTGTTTTTAGAAGCCTCTCGAATCTCTCTTCATTCAGCCTGATTTCCTTCTCAGACGTGTCTGGCTTCTTAAGGCTGGAGGAGTGGTGACAAAGATCAAAGTGAGGCACAGAGGTGTGATTTAGACCTGTACGGGGATGAAGCAGCAAAGGTAAAAGGTGCAGCGATTTACCTTGCAGTCTCAGAGTGACCCTTGAGATGAGACATAAGCAGAAATActggttaaaataaaagaacactACTTATAGCTTTGTTATTGAGCTGTATGTAAATCAGACCTGCTCGCCTTCCTTCGCTGTGGTGCTTTTACTCAACGTTCTCTGTATGCTGCTCATGCTCTTGGTGACCTGGTCGTGGTAGTTATCCCACTTCTTTAGAACCTGGTCCAGCTTGGTCCTTGTATGCCTCAGGTCCAGCTCCAGGGAGTCCAGGATCACCTGTTCATCCTGCTTCAAAATGCACCGCATGTTCTCAAAGTGCTCTCGAACCTGCTGCTTCATGACCTCTGTGGTCCTCTTCAGTAAGGAGCGTGATTAAGAGGACATGTTATTAGGGATTTATTATATATCATTGCTCTGTTTGCAGTCCTTGGACTTGGTGGTCAGAAATGTATTAGGTAATTTTTCAGTGCTGGTAGTTTTAGGTTTTTACTTACAGAGAGATCGGCCTTGCGTTTCTTCAGAGACTGGATGCGCGCCTTAGTCTTGGATGTTTCAGCCTGCAGCTCCTGGATACGTCTGGTTAACTGCTCCTGCAGACAACAGGACATTTTTTGTATCATAAATGATCTAAATGATCGGTCTTTGGCACCTGATGATTCTATGATCTATCTATCCCGTCATACTTGTTAATCAGTTCCTGCTGTTCTTTAAAGAGTTCGACACTAAACTGAGATTTATATGACAgtattccttttctttttttggggctGCTGGTTGCTGAGCTCTCgaataaagaaaagttttatAGAGAGAAAATGCACAGTGTTGCCTTGATTAGGTCACAGTCATTATGGCCTATGACCCATGCGTAGATAGTGGTAAAATCTCTAAAGTCTGTGTGTAAGAATCACAGAGTAAATACTTCATGCAGCATTGTATTCGCGccctggagttcccccacccctgACCTACAAGATGTTAATCCACAAGCCGGGTTTATGGAGATTGGCAGCACTAGAGCGACTTATTAATATTTAGCAGCTAGTTTTAATGCTATAGCCGATTGGTGTATGTTCCAGCCAATCAAAACATCTGTACCTGAGAGGGTTGTGCGGTTTTGGCAGCCTTACGCTGTAGTTTGGGTGAACGAGAAAAAGGTTGAATAGTGCCGTCACTGCTGGCGTCCAGTGGAGTGAAGCTCAGCCCGTCTTGCAGTAGGCTGTGGATGCCTTCAGAGGGCGCTAAAAGATTAGTGTAAACGGCTGTTGACGTTCCATTACCGAGGGAGCACGACTCTCTTTCTGCCATTTCTGAGGActgaacaaaacaataaaaacagattaCATTTCTACATAAGTCATTCTCTCATTtaccttttatttaaaaaagcactTTCTTGGAATTAGCTTctgctgtgtatttgtgtgtgtatagattAAATTAACTCGTCAGGGCTATGAAAAGTTCGAGAAAACCTGTCATTTCATGCCAAGCCTTTACCAAAAATCTATTCCAGATCAGAGTTCCAAGTCTGACCTActgtaataatttaaataaaataataataattaaatccaatgtttgttttttttattcaagttTCAAAGAGACGAGTCTGTTCTGTTGTGTACTGTTTAATAAGGCAGCATATCTGGACTAAAGGATATTCTTTAACCATTATCAAATAATGTTGTTTTAAGAACTTCTTACCTGAGTTCgctgctgtttgtttctgtaACGTTGTGCTAGAAGTGCAGGATGGGTATGTTCCTGGGTAACAAGCTTCAGCTTGCAGCACATAGTCAGACACCTTATCCTTCCCTGCTGTGTTGTTACCTAATGTGGTGTATACCAGTCGTCAATAGGCTCAaacttgttctcttttttttttaaccagcgTCCGGAAGCACTGAACAGTCTGTTGCATaataaaaagccaaacaaaatCTTTCTGTTTCAGGTATGCTCAGTTCTACAGTCAAGATGAGTTCTGTCATTACAACATGTTTAACCATCACTTCTTTGGTGGAGAGGTAGGAGTTGAGCTGATGTCCTGCTAGTTCAGTCAAACTTTCCATCAACAGCCGAGTTTGATAAAGCCTTCTCTCTTATCAGTCATCCAGTGCAACCCTGAAGAACTTCCTCAGAGAGTCTGACGGGGAGAAGGTGGCAATGGTAGCCGACCCTCCGTTTGGTGGTCTGGTGAAGCCCCTGGCCAACAGTTTCTCTCTGCTATCTCACACATGGAAGAAGTTGCAGAGCTCTGGTCAGCACCGCTGTGGAACTTTCAGAAttaattgtttctttttatatttatgacttgtgtcttttttttaataggtataagatgcaaaaacaaaactttatgcTAAAATGTTATCATAATTTAAAGTTGATATGGCTAACATGTTAGCAGACACACAAAGTGGAGCAGCATTAAGATACATTTAGAAGCTCTATTGGGTGTTGGAAAGGAGGTTGGTTGAGAAGTGTAAGACTTTAAATTATACAGACTAACAGCAAAACGAGCTAAAAGAAGCAAAGACTGTAGATTTGCTTACAATCCTTTTCTCTGCAGGTTAGGGTTAAGCTAAAGTTATAGTAGCAGCAAGTCATTGCATGGCTCAAGGAAAGAGACTTTTTGTTTACTATTAGAACTATTACTTTAAATGAAGAAATCTAGTGTTTGACTGTAGCAtgcatgttgtgtttgtgtgtgcagacaGCAGTAATGCTAACATGCCCATGATCTGGGTCTTCCCTTATTTCTTTGAGCCTCGGATACTGGAGTGTTTCCCATCATTCAGCATGTTGGATTACCAGGTAACAGCAAGGCAGCAGTTTAGAGTCATCAGCTAATATTACTCTCTGCGTACGTATAGCTTTAGGTTTTTCTAAACTAATAACATTAAGTGATGCGCTATAATATTTACTTGCATAGACACTCATAATTTTGTCGAATGAAAAGTTCCACTGACTCGTACTCTACCCCTTATTATTTATGTTTATCAATCAAATGTGACATAGAGACAACAATTTATGCGCATTCTTAAATTGAagttatttaaaatgtgtttttggctCCTGCTTCAGCTGCAGCATGCTGACTCACACATAGTTACTGTTATTAGACTACAAACCGAATCAAGGCTATGCTTTTTATCAATGCTCCACTTTCCCTAGATCCTCGagcttactttatttattaaatatttcagtGCACTTTACAGTGGAATATTATGgccacaaaaacaaataaaagatttAGAACTAGAAGTAATGaaatttcagttttaaaattttcagtttttcttttgaaCCAGGTGGACTATGACAACCATCCTCTGTATAAACATGGAAAGATGGGCAGAAAACAGTCTCCTGTCAGACTCTTCACTAATCTTTCACCCAGAGACATCATCCTTCCCAAAGAGGAAGGTTACAGGTTACTACATGTTCACTCAGTTAAATCCAGACGTGTTCAGAAATAATGTTGGAGATGAGAATGTCTTAAAGTATATGTGATAAAACATTTGAATAGATTGTTATTGGTTTGTGATTTGATGTTAACTAAAAGGGCTTGAGCATAGACTGAccaaagtcatgtttttggtTAACTGTGGAGAATAAAAATCATCTGTTAATTTTCTCAACTGTAAGAAAATCATCGCCATAAAAAGGGCAAAGTTATGAGCTACATTTAAAAGTGTTTAATTAAAGATATCACATTTAGCACAAAGTTAAGAAGGCAGTTTAATGGGGAAACTAATGGATGCATGAATTCATTGGTGTTATTTGTCATTAATCCCTcagcttcattttaaaaatgggGTTGGCgtttttattttggtattttcaaGACTTTCATATGTGAAGAAATGAACAGCTCATACCGCCAACTCCAGGTTTtccttgtgcagttaataaaatgcATAAACACATGAGAGTTTTGTGAAACACAAACTGTCAGACGTCTGTCtgtcttttgtgtgtatttaagcaaCTCTGCACATTTGAATTTAAAGTGTTTAATTTGTGAATGACCCTCTCGTTTTTAGATTTTGCCCTTTATGTGAGAGATATGTCTCATCCCTGAACAAACACTGTGCGAAATGCAACCTCTGCCCATCCAAGGTACGAAACTCGTGtgactgcattttatttttaaactgaaaagGCACTGCATCAAGTTTCCGTTGAATCTTTGCATGTCACAACctgtattttctgtgtttgcaggACGGCCGAGAATGGAAGCACTGCTCAACctgtgtgaaatgtgtgaaaCCGTGTAGGTCGATTAATCACAGATGCAAACTGATGTGCAGTTACTGATTTCACGTCACACTTCCCATATATTTCTTgtgaatttatttaaatatcttTCCTGTAAGCCTGGGAGCACTGCCAGTCCTGTGGCCGTTGTGCCCTGCCAGACCACCCATGTACCACCCGTGAAGGGAAGGAGGGCTGCTTTAACTGCGGAAGCCCAGAGCACAAACGTAAAGACTGctctgtcaaacacacacacaggttcaaCAGGTGAGCCAGGGATCTGTTCCTGTTAAGGGATAAATCTTGTCACTCCACTCTACCCGTAAGATTTAATATTTACACGTCTTAACTTGCTCGTCTGTGTTTTACTACTCCAGACATCGGACCAAAGCCAAAgttggaggaaaaaaaggatCCCCCCAGTCCCTCCTCAGACTTAAAGCAAAGAGGAAGTCTGGTGCAGCTCGCAGAGCAAAGTTGTTGGCTGGAAAGTCTCTGTGACTTCAGTAGTCAGGCAGTACCTTCTCAGCTGTGCAATCcaaagcaatatttttttccttttcagcatGGTTTTTTTTGGCAGTGGTTTAAAGTGTTGTAACAGAATAAAACTTGAAGGGAGAGTTTGGTTTGTACTTTTCTTTAAATGCTGAACTGACAAGTAAAGCTTTCTGTGGAGGTTTCCAGGTCCACAGCTAAATTTCACATCCACATAATATGGCTTTGTATTCAAGTGTTCTCAAAATACTAGCTTATCACCTTCAGCCAGTACAGAAACAAAGAGCAGTAATCAGTCCTTTTTGATCTGTAACGCTGCAGGTTTTTCCAGGGCCAGCTAGTGTACAGTGCAACCTATAGGTGCAACTAAAGCTTTTTGCATTAATTGCCCATATAATGTAGATTGCACCTGTTTATCATTTTGACTTAGTCTAATTCAGACCAATTTCATTTACAACTTAATTTCCTACAAAATTAAGAaagaccccaacaatcagacagtcAACAAGATGCATTTAGCATGTTGGGTGAtttaaaaactcccttttaacaggaagagaccagcACCAGGCTTAGAGAGGAGCAGCTATTGGCTCAAATACACCTCCTGAAAGACGTGAAAACCCAAGAGCAGCAGCAAAATGGATAGAGAATATGCTGCAGTTCACTAAAATACGTGTCCTTGTGTTCACTATAGGAAAAATGGCTTTTCTCAAGTTTTTCAGAGCTCTGGACTTAAACCTGTAGGCTTGTTTCTGCCCTGTTATTCCCTTTTCACAAGCTCTTCCTGTGAGAGTATTCTGACATTAAAGATTTTATGGCTCAAAAAATTTCAGTGCTCTTCTGAGTATTTCAGCAATTTTGTAATTGCAGTTAAGAATGGCTTTATAATAGGTTTACAGTCCTTGGCAGGTGTCTTTGCACATTATAACCACTTTCTAAGAATGAACAGCAGGATCTTATGCATTTAATAGATCATCACTAGCatagtttaatttttcctgTAGTTTAATTTTATAGCGTTCTACTGTTGCACCACATCTTGAGTTCATGTTTGGCCAGCTGATGGCAGCATTGTTGAGGTTTACTTAAAAATCTTTCCCACCAATCATTACATTTCTTTAAGTGTGATTTCTCCACACTGCAAGTCGGAGTACAGATATAGACATTGTTTGGGCAAGCTCTAATAGAACAGGGTATACAGCACATCCTGCCAAAATTATGCACTGAACCTGACAGTAATGGTTCTGGTGAtgatgaaaaaaagacaggagTCTGAcactgctgctttcagtgatGTTTACCTGGTTCAAGCAGTGAAGGCTTCCAGACCCAAGAGCACTTCCCTCTTCACGGTGGATGTAAACAGTGACtgattttatgcttttattctGACAGCCACCTTTGATGGAATGATCCTGTGAAGCCAAAGTGATTCTTTATGTATCTTACTGTAGACTCACTGCTGAACATAGTTGGGCTCATACGATGTAATTCCTAATCACCCAGCAATCAAGTGGCTAGTTTTGTTATTCTGTATAAAACCAGAAGTCCAGGTAGAGGGAGTCCTCAATTATATTAGTTAGAAACTGTAGGATATACTGATGATGACAggtcagaaaagaaaaataacaccgggtacattaaataaaaacaggctTATGTTGCTGTCTAAGTGAGGAGAGTCAGATTTGGTGTCAAATGAAAGAGTGTCAAAAGTGAAAAGCTGGTATGTGCCAGGATGACTGTTTACCTTTTTTTGGCTTCTctgtgtaaaatgccatcacATTCGCAAAATTAACTTTATACTTGTAATTaccagttttcagttttctttgctgaccctgttttgtttttttcaaaaagtGAAAGTAATCATCAACTAGAGAAGAAAGGTGGGAAGTTAAAGCAGAAAGGGACAAAGGTCAGCGCAGGATTTAAAGCTGCTAAGCACTGCTGTGTGATTCAAATGCTAAGCAGGCAGAGAAAGACTTTTTTCTGATAGCCTTCCTCTATGAAATGTAAATTAGATGGAAAACAAGGGGGGGAATCTAAAAAAATAGAAGCTTCCCTCATCTGTTCccatgtattttaaattcacACATCAAAACAGTAGACCAGGAAGGTAATGATGCAGGTATATGATGAAGCAAAGGAGCAGGGCTGTTGTTCATAAAAATGAGCTTCACATATGCACTAAAACTTATTTCCttcttatattattttattaaatgatCAAATCAATTTAAACTTCATAATATAATGATATTAAACATTTTGTATCATGTCAGAGGCGAATAAACATTGCACATTGTTTCTTACAGAGAGATGCATTCTGTGATAATACCAACATTTGTGTTCAGCAGATTAGCTTAAATTGTAAACTTAATTTAAAGGGGGTGTTTTAGTTGATGAACCATAGACTGTATGAAAGAATGAATGTAGCCTCCTGGTCTGAAAAATGGAGCCAATGGAAAAGTGTCATAAACTTGCCTGCGATGTAATACCCAAAAGTTGAGCTGGATTGCTCACTTAATATGTATGTCTATATGTCTATCAGCACTATTATTCGATTTACCACACGTCACTATTCTGTAGTGGGCTATTTATCATTATTTAGTACTTTAATACTGCTTTTTGATTGCATTACGTTTTATTGAGTTTATTGAGTCATACAGCTACAATCCTAAtttcaaatacaaataaaaatagtaaatacattaatccatattttattcacaatagcacatataaaacatattaaatgcTTTGATTAATAATTGGCAGAGGTTCACTAATCTGCAAATTAGCAATCTGAAGACTGAATATGTCATCATCTACATGATATTATCAAAAGATTCTGAGACTCTGGAAAAATATTCATCAGTGCCTCAGGAATTGGcagcttgcacatctggaaaggcgCTATCACTGCTGAAAGGTATATACAGGTTTTAGAACAGCATATGCTCCCATCCAATTAGAATCACCCAGCCTAACCTCACTAACTGCATTTACTGGTTATGCTAAATTGGATGTAGGTGTGTATGACTGTCAGTCTCTATGTTAGCCcagtgacagactggtgacctgtccagtgtgtaccccacctcttgccCTTTGGTATCTGGGATAGGCTCCCAGATACCAGATACCTGGAAAGCCTGAATTGGCTAAGCAGTAGAAAACAGAGATCACAAGTGATCACCACAGGATGAAGcgctgcatgtttgatttggcagagttTAATTACCGGATTTCCTTCAGGACACAACCCGAAGGGGATTATTTATGGCCTCAATTAAATTCAGTATATTCAGGCAAAACTAATATCTGGTGGTAAACACGAGCCAAAAGCTTCTTGAACTACTCTCCTTCATCCCAGTATACTGATATACTGGTTTGCGGAGTGGCCAAACTTTCCTGACTACACTAAATCCCTCGACAGGGTTTTTCCAGTGTGGTATTCAGCGTGCTTGAAAAATACTGAGATACTTCACATGCTCCGAGGATCAAATTTTTCCTACAGGAACAGGTATGCTGTTTGCATTGCTTCTTTtcttgacagatttttttttaaatgtatggaAGTGTAGGCattgcaaaagaagaaaaagaaaaagaaaaaagaaagaattacTGTATAAAAATGGTGGGAACAAAAGGCCCGCTTAAAAATAAGCCTAAATCTGATATTTAATGCCAACCTCCTCTAAAGGACCAGTTGGCATCTGATGTAGGCTATTACAGTGCTGTGGTTAATTTACCTGCTTTTGTCTGGACTGTTCTGACATGTATTAGGTTACAGTGTGTCCAATCTTATGGGTATCCCCTCAGAAGGAATTATgtatctaataataataataataataaattttatttatgagcgcctttcaagtcacccaaggacactttacaataggataaaacacttagtaaaaacaatggcagaataagaacaataaaataaagcacaagataaaatgaacaaacagtggattcacagtgaatatgcagatttgaacagatgagttttgagttgggatttaaactgggggagagaaccaatatttcttatttcagggggcagagagttccacagcctgggagcagagcagctgaaagctctgcttcccatggtggtgaggcggaaggaaggtacagtaagctggacagaagaagaagaacgaagtgaacgggcagaacaagtggtggttaacaggtcagaaaggtaagaaggagcgaggttatgaatggccttgaaggtgagcagaagaagtttgaaaattatccggaatttcacagggagccagtgaagttcctgaagaacaggggtgatgtgctggtaggagggggttctggtgataatgcgagcagcagagttctgaaccagttgaagcttatggagggatttttgggggagaccatgcagaagagaattgcagtagtcaatacgggaggtaacaagactatgtacaagaatggacgtagactgggtggaaagagaaggaagcaatCTGTTAATGTTACGTAGATGGAAGTAGGCAGAACGGGTGAGGTTATTGATGTGTGATTTATAAGAAAGTGTACTGtctaggatgacaccaaggctcttaacctgaggagaagggaaaactgTGGAGTTATCGATGGTAAGTGAGAAATGGTTTGCCTTCAAAAGGTTGGATTTGGTGCCAATAAGGAGGATctcagttttatcctcattgaGCTTTAGAAAATTAGAGGTAAACCAGGATTTTAACTCGGATAGACATTCTGTAAGGGAAGAAGGTGGGAGGGAGGAATCAGGTTTGCAAGAGAGAtataactgggtgtcatcagcaaaacagtgaaactgaagaTCAAATTTGCGGAAGATGGTACCTAGAGGGAGGATGTATATTATAAAGAGAAGAGGGCCTAAAACTGAGCCTTGGGGTACACCAGAGGTGACGGGGAATAGGCGAGAGCGGAATGATCTTAGTTGAATAAACTGGGAACGGTCGAGGAGATATGATTGAAACCAGGCGAGGGGTGTGTCAGAGATGCCGAGAGAGGAAAGTCTgcttagaaggacagagtgagaAATGGTGTCAAAGGCAGAGCTCAGATCTAAAAGGACGAGAATGGTGAGAAGACCAGAGTCAGCTCCGATTAAGAGATCGTTAGTGACTTTAAGTAGAGCAGTTTCGGTACTGTGACATGAGcgaaaaccagattgaaatctCTCAtagatgttattattaaccaggtGTAAATGAAGTTGAGCTATCTGTAGTATTGCATTTAGTACATATTAGCATTCTGTTTTTAGATTAACCTACATTATTGGTAGTGAGCTCAAAGGTGCTTTAGGAATGGCTCACCGATTAACCAGCTGACAGCTCTGGCAGGATCAATGCTGCACATCCACATGGATGCCCAGCCAATAAAGTTAGGCCACTATTCACTCCACAGTTTCACTATACCCCATATGGCCAGCCATCGGGTGGTAATGAGCCACCAACAACTGGGTGTTTTCCAGCTACCCTCACCTACCTACTCTAGCTTTGAAGTCCAATTATTGGAGATGACTGCATCCACGACCACACTCTGCGTGGTGGTTTATCGACCGCCTAAATATAGCAAATATTTTATCACGGACTTTGCTGATCTCCTAGGCTCCGTTCTTTTTAAGTATGGTTGTGTTCTCATTGTCGGTGATTTTAACATACACACTTGCTGTAAGGATGACTCATTTGCTAAAGACTTCCTTGCCTTAACGGACTCTTTTAACCTGGCTCAGTGGGTTAATGACCCAACACATGTTAAAGGACATACTTTGGACTTGGTTTTCTCATATGGTCTGGACATTTGTATCAAGGATATAAGTGACGCTGGGATCTCGGATCATTTCCCAGTTATATTTGATACTGGCTTATGCACTAATGAACTACATCCTGCGGCTCCCCTTCGCCCGCTACGTGTAATTAATGCTGAAGCGATGTCAAACTTCTCTATGTCTTTCTTGGATTCTGCATCTGTCACTCTCGACTGTTGTTCTTTTCACTCGGTTGATGACTGTGCTAATTCCTTCCTATCGCTGATTTCTTCAATCCTTGATACTGTTGCCCCCATTAAGATGAAGCACCCTAGAACCTACTCTCAGTGTTGGCTTAATGACACTACGCGCGCCTTACGTCGCGTGTGTCGGCGCGCTGAGAGAAGGTGGAAAAAAGATAAACTTCAGGTTTCCCATGACATGCTACGGACTAGCCGCTTAAAATTCCAAAGTGCTGCTAAAACGGCCAAAGCGTCCATCTTGTCCAAAATCATCCTGGACAATGACCATAACCCCCATAccttatttaaaatttttaactctgtggttAACCCTTCTCCGGACATGCCTTTAATTCATTCTCAGGGTCTTTGTGAGCGATTTCAaactcactttttaaaaaaggtctcATCTCTTAAGTCCTCCCTTCCCCCTGCTTTATATCCTCTCCCCATTCCTGAGTGCATTTCAACTTTCCACCAGTTTGAGCCTGTGTCACTTTTGACTCTTAAGCGGCTAGTTGCTCAAATGAATAACACCAATACTGTGCTTGACATTCTTCCATCTTGTTTAGCTAAGGACTGTTTTGATGTAATCGGACCTAGTATCCTATTTCTTATGAACTTTTCCTTGCTCTCAGGCTGTGTTCCTTTGTCCTTTAAGCATGCTGTAGTCCACCCgattcttaaaaaaagaaattctgaCTGTTATGACCTTTCAAACTATAGACCGATCTCTAAGCTTTCGTTCTTGTCCAAGATCCTGGAGAGACTAGTTCTCTCCCAGCTCCAGGCATACTTGGACACGAACAATATTGCTGAGAAATTTCAATCTGCCTTTAAGCCATTGCATAGCACTGAAACAGCATTGGTTAGAGTTCTTAATGATATTCTTGTAATCACTGATACTGGACGCTCTAtggtcctagttttactggaccTCTCTTCGGCCTTTGATATGGTAGaccataacattttattactaAGACTTGAGCACACTGTGGG
Above is a window of Maylandia zebra isolate NMK-2024a unplaced genomic scaffold, Mzebra_GT3a scaffold12, whole genome shotgun sequence DNA encoding:
- the si:dkey-219e21.4 gene encoding E3 ubiquitin-protein ligase TRIM62; translated protein: MCCKLKLVTQEHTHPALLAQRYRNKQQRTQSSEMAERESCSLGNGTSTAVYTNLLAPSEGIHSLLQDGLSFTPLDASSDGTIQPFSRSPKLQRKAAKTAQPSQEQLTRRIQELQAETSKTKARIQSLKKRKADLSRTTEVMKQQVREHFENMRCILKQDEQVILDSLELDLRHTRTKLDQVLKKWDNYHDQVTKSMSSIQRTLSKSTTAKEGEQGHSETASLKKPDTSEKEIRLNEERFERLLKTLSSISKNLKARLQRKTLLLDSFPIMIDRQSCHNLIRVTSEGRGMSFSGSACPAPEHPLQFDKVCCALGSSPITAGQSYWEVNVRCCSAWAVGVAYDTLERKGNDKGAKLGRNRNSWCVEFQNRNLTAWHNNRHISCQGVGQTPIRKVGVWVNYDKGQLIFYDAKNMVVLQKFSAAMTPVFDRAHHQFTQPLYPAIRFLRPPDNQVWPNHLEFCSQKFL
- the zcchc4 gene encoding rRNA N(6)-adenosine-methyltransferase ZCCHC4 gives rise to the protein MDVNEEYGNSYGIEVILGEGGKTAPCCSHGPTLLFEKVCKGGEKSRRFYACSACRDRKDCNFFQWEDEKVSEARLLAREAESQSTRPPFPHKEYCSRFQKFVSLPLDEKKFCQDCQILLLPDEHSLHSAHISTPITAAQLRRPSALLRPLNNKKSNAQYLFTDRSANFLLDTLAGLGYRKILCVGTPRLQELIKLQNLEQKLEPIKSLLLDIDFRYAQFYSQDEFCHYNMFNHHFFGGESSSATLKNFLRESDGEKVAMVADPPFGGLVKPLANSFSLLSHTWKKLQSSDSSNANMPMIWVFPYFFEPRILECFPSFSMLDYQVDYDNHPLYKHGKMGRKQSPVRLFTNLSPRDIILPKEEGYRFCPLCERYVSSLNKHCAKCNLCPSKDGREWKHCSTCVKCVKPSWEHCQSCGRCALPDHPCTTREGKEGCFNCGSPEHKRKDCSVKHTHRFNRHRTKAKVGGKKGSPQSLLRLKAKRKSGAARRAKLLAGKSL